In Kiritimatiellia bacterium, the genomic window GCGGCGTTCAGCGGCTACGGCCTGGCCATCCGCTCCCCGGAAGTGTCCCCGCTGACCGCGGAAGAGCAGGCCGGACTGTGGAAGCTCGTGAAGCGGCGCTACGCGGAATTCTGCCAGGTGCCCGATTTTGGCCAGGCCCACACGACGCTGCGCCTCTTCCGCCGGCGGCCGGAGGACGCCCCGTGAAGCTCTCCATCGTCGTGCCCGCCTTCAACGAGGAAGCCCGGCTGCGACCGATGCTCGATGTGTACGCCGATTATTTTGCCCCGCGCTACGGCGCCGACTTCGAGCTGGTGGTGGTGGTCAACGGCTCGACCGACCGCACGGAGCAAATCGCGGCGGACGAGGCGGCGCGGTTCCCGCAGGTGCGCGTCCTCGTCGAGCCCCGCGCCGTGGGCAAGGGCGGCGCGCTGCTGCTGGGCTTCGGCGCCGCCCGCGGGGAACTGGTCGGGTTCGTGGACGCCGACACGTCCACGCCGCCGGAGGCCTTCCAGGATCTCGTGGACCATATCGGCGACGCCGGGGCGATCATCGCCTCGCGCTGGCTGCCGGGCTCGCAGGTCAGCCCGCGCCAGCCCTTGAAGCGCCGGATCGCCTCGCGGATTTTCAACCGGCTGGTCCGCCTTCTGTTCGGCCTGCGGATCACGGATACGCAGTGCGGGGCCAAGCTGATGAAGGGCGACGCCCTGCGGGAAGTGATGCCGCGGCTCGGGATCACGCGCTGGGCGTTCGACGTGGATTTGCTGTTCCAGCTCAAGCGGGCCGGCTACGCGATCGTCGAGTGGCCGACCGTCTGGCACGACGCCGGCGGTTCGCGGCTGAAGGTCGGCCGCGCCTCGCTGGAGATGTTCATCGCGATCTGCCGGCTGCGGCTGCTGTTCTCCCCGCTCCGCTGGGTCGTGGCGCTGTACGACCGCACGCTGGGGCGGTTCATCCGGATCAAGGCATGAGCGGCGGCGGACAGGACACGATGATCCGCCACGGGACGATCCTGCTGGCCGCGACGCAACTGGCCAACGCCTCCAATCTCCTG contains:
- a CDS encoding glycosyltransferase family 2 protein, translated to MKLSIVVPAFNEEARLRPMLDVYADYFAPRYGADFELVVVVNGSTDRTEQIAADEAARFPQVRVLVEPRAVGKGGALLLGFGAARGELVGFVDADTSTPPEAFQDLVDHIGDAGAIIASRWLPGSQVSPRQPLKRRIASRIFNRLVRLLFGLRITDTQCGAKLMKGDALREVMPRLGITRWAFDVDLLFQLKRAGYAIVEWPTVWHDAGGSRLKVGRASLEMFIAICRLRLLFSPLRWVVALYDRTLGRFIRIKA